In the Dolichospermum flos-aquae CCAP 1403/13F genome, TCAAGTTACTGTTTTGGGTGCAGAAACTAGTCGGAAACTTTTCGGCGATGAAAATCCTGTAGGGCAAGAAGTTCTCATTAATAATATATCGTTTCAAGTGATTGGTTTATTGCAATCAAAGGGTGCATTTGGTGGGGAGAATTCTGATCAAACTGCTATTGTTCCCCTCACAACATTTGCTAATAGGTTAGTGGGACGCAGATCAATATCTGATATTCCTCTCAGTTATATTTTAGTGACTGCCAAAAATAGAGATAGTATTCGCGCCGCAGGTTTTCAAATTACTAATATTCTGGCTCGACTACATGGGAAAAAAGATGTGGCTGTTTTTGCTAATAAGAAGTTTCAAGAATTGGTAGTTCAGGTAACTGGTGTTTTGTCATTATTATTAGCTTTAATTGCGGCTATTTCTTTGTTAGTGGGTGGCATTGGTATTATGAATATTATGTTAGTTTCTGTGACTGAACGTACTCAAGAAATTGGGTTGCGTAAGGCAGTTGGGGCAACTCAGAATGATATTTTAGCGCAATTTTTAATTGAGGCAATTATTCTCTCTCTCTCTGGCTGTCTGCTGGGCATAATTGTAGGAGTTGGGGGAACTATGCCGTTAGCCTTCTTCACGCCTTTGACTCCTCAATTTCCTCTATATGCGATTGTTGTCGCCGTGGGAATATCCGGGAGTATAGGCTTGATTTTTGGTGTATTTCCAGCCCGACAAGCAGCAATGTTAGACCCAATTGTTGCCCTAAGAAGTGGGTGATTATTGAGATTTTTTAGGTCACTCCTTCCAATTCCTCATCAGTCAAATCATATAACTTTCGCAACTTATCCAACTTATCTCCATCAGCTTGCCATAAACCGCGTCCCGATGCTTCCAACATTCTCCCCACAATATTTCTAAAAGCTTCAGGATTGGCCTTGCGTAATTTTTCCGCCATTTCTGGATCTAAAGCATAAGTTTCTGCGGCTTGATCATAAACCCAATCATCTTGAAAATCAGCAGTACCACCCCAACCAATTAAAGCCGTCATGCGTTGGGAAATTTCAAAAGCACCACCAGAACCTTGATTAGCCATTGCGTCAGCCCATTTGGGATTTAATAACTTAGTTCGGTATTCCATTCGCAATAAATCATCTAAATTGCGGGGTGTGGTGTCTTTAGAAAAACTTTCGACAAAACTGGCCTGTACTTTTTTTCCACTTTGCTTTTCGGCAGCTTTTTTCAAACCTCCCGTATTGGCATAATATTCCTGAATATCAGTTAAACCATATTCTACCGAATCTATTTCTTGAACAATGCGATCGCTAGTTTTTAATAATGTCTGCAATATTTCTGGTCTAGCTTGTCCTTTATCATTTCTACCATAACTAAAAACATTGCGACTTTCCCAAGTATCCCCCAACTCTTCTCCAGATTCCCAATTACCATCAACAACTCTATCATTAACCAAAGAACCAAAATCACCAGAGGGATTAGAAAACAATCTTGCGGAAGAATTTTCCACACCTTGGGCTTTTAAAATCAAAGCGTGTTTTCTAATAAAATTCATTTCCTCCAGTTCATCAATTTCCGCAGCCCGTTGAAATAAATCATCTAACAATTCAATGATATTCACAAAACTATCCCGGAAAATACCCGATAGATTTGCTAACACATCAATGCGCGGATGTCCAACATCAGCAAGAGGTTTTAAATCATATCTAACAATGCGTCCAGTTCCCTCCTTTACAGGTTCAGCACCCACCAATTCCAAGAGAATTCCCAAAGATTCACCCTTAGTCTTAATAGCATCCAAACCCCATAATAAAACTGCTACAGTTTCGGGATATTTCTTATTTTCATCTAAAGACTGAGAAATAATTTTCTTAGCAATTTCCTTACCCCGTGCAAAAGCAGCAGGAGAAGGCATTCTATAAGGATCTAAAGCATGAATATTCCTACCCGTAGGTAACACCCCAGCACCATCCCTTAACAAATCCCCACCAGGTGCAGGAGGAATAAACTCACCATTTAAACCCCTTAAAAGATTAGTTAACTCATCAGTAGATTGATTTAATAACCTTGTAATTTCCTCCTCCTCTCTGTGTTCTCTGTGCCTCTGTGGTTCGTTTCCAAAATAAGCATCCAAATAACCAGTTAACTCCTCCTGATTTGGTGCTTCACCTAAAGTATGTAAACCAGAAGAAAAAAGACGATTTTCGAGAACTTGGAGATACTCATACAACTTCACCAAATAATGATCAAAAGCGTGATTACTAAACATCCTCACATTTTCCGGCGTAAAGGGAATACCCAACCTTTTCGCATCATCAAAAGGACAATCCACCTCCAAACCAGTATCAACTATCTTTTTACAAATGCCTTCTTTTAACAGATAATTCTTTTCTGGATCTTCTCGATATTCTGCAATTAAATCGCGGATATTTACCAATTCCTTATACAAACCAGCGCGTCCATAGGGAGGGACATTGTGAGAAATTAACACGCCATAACCGCGACGTTTGGCTAAAATTGATTCTGAAGGATTATTTGCGGCATAAATGTAGAGATTGGGCAGATTTCCTAAGAGAATATCAGACCAAGAATAACCAGTATTTCCTAATGGTGAACCTGGCAACCATTCAACAGTTCCGTGCATTCCAAAATGAACAATAGCATCAGCTTGAAAATCGTTTTGTAACCATTTATAATAAGCTGCATATTGAGGATGGGGGGTTAGATCTCTTTCAAACATTAACCGCATGGGATCTCCTTGAATTCCCAAAGGTGGCTGGACACCTATCCACACATTTCCTAATTGTACACCACCAATATTAAACTCGTCTCCATAGGTTTTAATGCCGCTACCAGTCAGATATTTCCATTGTTTTTCAATGCGAGATGTAAAAAGATAGCCTAACCATTTTTCTAATGTTCTAGCATTAACAGTTGTGATGTCTTTTATGTTATTTTCTCCCAGGGGATTAATTTCATCTGCTGCTTTAATTTGGCGAATTAATTCTTCACCATCTTCGGGAATTTCACCAACTGTATAACCCTGTGCTTTCAGTGCATGAAGTAATTTAATTAAACTGCGAGGAACGTTTAATAATGCAGCAGTTCCTACAGCACCATAACCAGGGGGAAAACCATATAAAATAATGGCAATTTTCCGTTGAGAAATAGGTTTTTGGCGCAGGGAAATCCAGCTTTTAACTCTATTAGTTAATCGCTGTATTCGTTCAGGAACTAAATAAATTTGTTCCCCCACTAATCCACCGAGAGGAATTGTATCAATTGCGCCGTCTAATTCTGGTAAAGCATATAAGACAACACTTTGCAGACCGCCTACGCCTTGCCTTGTCCAAGAATGAATATCTTGAATTAATAAGGGTGCAGCGACGATATACGGGACATTTTTAGCTGTGAGAATGCGTTTAGCTACTTCCACCTGTCTTCCGGCCTCCATTGAACCAGCCGGACCACCAACCAGGGGAAAACCAATGGTAGAAACTATGGCATCAATTTTTACCGATTCTGCGGAAAGGGAAAGGGTTGCAATTTTACCTCTTTGACGTTCTTGGGTTTCGTAGTCGCTGGTCATCCAATCTCTGACGGCTACGTGTCCCTCTACACCGTTGATAAAGATGGGTAAGGGAGTCAAACCCGCTTTTTCAAAATAGCGGATTAGTTGGGGAATATAGGGCAATTTGGTGATGACGTGCTTTCGGTAAAGTAAAATACCGATAATTGGGGACTGGGTAATTTTATTCCTTTCTTTCTCCTGACTCCTGACTCCTGACTCCTGACTCCTTCTTTGATACCATTCTAAGTATGCTTTGGGTGATGTAAAAAATCCTTGATAATCAGGATGTAATAACCCCATATCGGGGGTTTCCATGGGTGGGGGTATATCTCCAACTTTTAAATCTAAGTATTTTTCCGCAATTGTCCAAAATAGGGAAGCGACGTTTTCTGAACCGCCGGCGTTCCAGTAACCATAGATAATTAACCAGTTACGAAGGTCTTGGACTTTTTGGACGGGGATGAATTTTAATAACTTTGGTCCGATTTTCAGGAAACTGATATAACCGGCAAGTTTGTCTTCTTCTTTACCGTTGCTGAATTTGTCCAGGATGAATTTAATGGGTTTGGGCATTCCTGCGGGTTTGTCACCAATCGCAAATGCTCCTATTTTGGTTAAACTCATTAATTCCAGTGCTGACTCGAAAATGAGCCGGATAGGGATGTTAGCGACACGCTCCCGCAACCATACAACTTGGTCATAATCAAAGAGTAAGCTACCAAAGAATACATCTGCGTTTTTAAGTGCCGCTGCTACTTCCGTGCTATTGGTGGTAATATTGCGATCGCTAAATACTCGAATATCCAACTCTGGACACCGGGAATTAGCCAAATCAGCCGCTTTTCGGTACAAGTCCGCGTTAAACGATTCAAACCCAGCAATCAAGACAATGCGTTTCATGCGCTTTTGCTACGAAATATTTCTTTACATTGATCTTAAACATTTTTGGAGATTAATGGGGGAATCTCTACCTAGAGATTAAAATAATGTCTATGCTTTTTGGAACTATATTAACCAGTAGCAGACTCTTGGCATAGTAAAAAAGTCAATTAAGGAGATACAAATGAAATTCGGTATTGATATTGGTCACAATTGCCCTCCTGATAGTGGTGCAGAGGGAATTAAATCCGAAAATAAGTTAACAATGGAAGTGGGTAATAAGGTTATAGCTAAATTAGAAAATTTAGGACATACAGTAATTGCCTGTAAACCGAATAGTGCCAGGACAGTAAATCAATCTTTAGGTAGCCGGTGCGAAAAAGCCAATAGTAACCGAGTAGATATTTTTGTATCTATTCATTTTAATGCTTTTAATGGACAAGCTAATGGAACAGAAGTATTTGCTATTAGCGACGCTGGCAAAAAAGTTGCCCAAAAAGTATTAGATGAAATTGTCAAATTGGGCTTTTTTAATCGTGGTGTTAAAAGTGGCTCACATTTGTATGTTCTCAGAAGAACAAATATGCCAGGAATTCTTATAGAATGTTGCTTCATTGATTCTGCCAAAGATATACAACTATATGATGGTGAAACAATGGCTAATGCCATAGTTGCCGGCTTAACAGGTAAAGTAGCAAATACTCCTGTAAATCCTGTTCCTGGTGTGTCTATTCCTATTGCTGTTCCTGTTCCTAATGCTTCTGTAAATACTGTTATAGATGAAGAACAGAATAAAGATAAGAGCATTCTCAGACTACAACAAGCTTTAAATCGGCTGAAAATTACTGATAAAAATAATCAGCCCCTAGTCGAAGATAATGGCATGGGACAAGCTACATCTTCCGCAACGGAAAAATTTCAGAGAATTGTGGGAGTTTTACCCACAGGAATAGCAGGTAATACTACTTGGGATGCTATCAATCAAATATTAGCTAAACGAGTTGTGCAAGGGACTCATACTAGTGGTGTAATTATCAGATATTTACAATATCGTGTCGGTGCTGATCCTGATGGTATCTATGGTCCACAAACACAAGCAGCAATCAAGAAATTTCAACAACAAAACGGTTTAACTGCTGATGGTATTATTGGGGCAATTACTTGGCAGAAATTGGTAGGTTAGATAAATTTTCATTTAATTTATTGATACCTAATTCCTCAAAGAATACTACTGATAAATAGGGAGTAAATCTCCCTCTTCCCTATCTGCGAAAATGCAAAATTGGCATAGCAAATAAACCCCAAGCCAAACCCGTAATCAAACCAAAAGGGGTAACAATATAATTATCAAAATCCCATAAACCGAAAATCTGCGCTGCTAATTCCAACGGATAAGCCATCATTAATACACTAGCAAAAGCCGCACCAGTCCAACCATATTGACTTAACCAAAAACCGCCTTTGCCATTAGTTAAACCATACAAAATTCGCGTAATTAATAATCCCGTTACCGTTCCATAACAGCGCATACAAACCGCCATAATAAAAGGTGGAGATAACTCCAAACCCATAGTAGGCTGCGGACATACATGATTACCCATAAAGTAAATAATGTCCGCAATCCCCGGAAGTAAAAACACAGCAGAAGCAGCCAAAAAAGGTGCAATAGGGGGACCAAAAACCATCCCAGCTAATAGGAAATCCGCAAAAAAACTCACCCAATTAACTTGTAACCCTCTTAACAAAACTACCCTTTCCATATTCTCTCTGTGTCCTCTGCGCCTCTGCGGTTCGTTTTCTGCAATTAGTATTATAGGGTAGAAAATACCCAAAATGATTATAAATCATCATTTGGATCTATCCCCATTGCCCGTAAACGTGCTGCTAATTGTGCAGCTTTAACTTCTGCTTTTTCAGCCCTTAATTTTTGTAATTGAGCTTCTTCCTGACCTACCAATAACAAATTACCATCTAAATCCCACCAGCGTAGCCAAAGTTGTTCAGGATTATTTAAGTAACTTCCTTGCCATAGTCCCAATTCTACAGCTAATGGCGCAATAGGATAATGTCCGCGTTCGTTAGGCTGCATTTTTTGGTAAGAAAAATCAACCAAATGATAAACTTCTAATTTGCTATTATTCACTTCATAAATAGCATAGTAGGGAATGCGGATAATGCGCTCGTATACCCAGAATTTACCAGGTTTTTCACCTTCTTTTAAACCCGGTAGAGGAGTTGTATCTCTTTCTTCTTCACCATTACCACTAGCTAATTCTATAGCAATTAATGGAGGAATATATTCCCGCCATAATACATAGGAACGACGAATTTTACCTGCTAATTGTGGTGCTACATCAGGGACATAAAACCAATCTGGTGCTACTGTACCTTTTTCTGGTGGTTCTGTTTCTCGCCAATAAATACCACAATCTTGACCTATACAAAATTGTCCATCAGGATGTAACTTTTGTAAAGTTTGAATTATTGAATCTGTGATAATTATACTTTGAGGATGTTCTTGAAAGTTTTTCACGAAAGTACCATCAGACTCTGGTAGTTGAGTATGATCAGGAAACTGCGGTGGTATAGCAATATCAGCCAGGGTTTCACTCATACTGTTTAAAAGATTGCAGTTGTTTATTTAGTATTATATCAGAGAACAGGAAGCGCGGAATTACTGAATATTGTATTATAAAGGTTATACAGTCATCTATCACAGATTATGATCTGCTGCTTAAACCCGGATTGTTCCCAGCCTATCAACCCTGATCATAACAAGTTCTGTCAAAGTTGCAGAACCCCGTTAATACCATTATTAATCAATCGCTTTCGAGTATTGCGGGTGCTTTCTGCTGAAGGTGGTTTTGGGAGAACCTATTTAGCGGAAGATAGCCAGAAACTCAATGAAATTTGTGTAATCAAGCAACTTGCACCTAAACAGTCGGGAACTTACGCTTTAAAAAAAGCTACAGAATTATTTATTGAAGAAGCTAAACGTTTACAAGATTTAGGAGAACACCCACAAATACCAACGCTGTTTGCTTATTTTGAAGATAATGGTTTTCTCTATT is a window encoding:
- a CDS encoding Uma2 family endonuclease → MSETLADIAIPPQFPDHTQLPESDGTFVKNFQEHPQSIIITDSIIQTLQKLHPDGQFCIGQDCGIYWRETEPPEKGTVAPDWFYVPDVAPQLAGKIRRSYVLWREYIPPLIAIELASGNGEEERDTTPLPGLKEGEKPGKFWVYERIIRIPYYAIYEVNNSKLEVYHLVDFSYQKMQPNERGHYPIAPLAVELGLWQGSYLNNPEQLWLRWWDLDGNLLLVGQEEAQLQKLRAEKAEVKAAQLAARLRAMGIDPNDDL
- a CDS encoding N-acetylmuramoyl-L-alanine amidase; its protein translation is MKFGIDIGHNCPPDSGAEGIKSENKLTMEVGNKVIAKLENLGHTVIACKPNSARTVNQSLGSRCEKANSNRVDIFVSIHFNAFNGQANGTEVFAISDAGKKVAQKVLDEIVKLGFFNRGVKSGSHLYVLRRTNMPGILIECCFIDSAKDIQLYDGETMANAIVAGLTGKVANTPVNPVPGVSIPIAVPVPNASVNTVIDEEQNKDKSILRLQQALNRLKITDKNNQPLVEDNGMGQATSSATEKFQRIVGVLPTGIAGNTTWDAINQILAKRVVQGTHTSGVIIRYLQYRVGADPDGIYGPQTQAAIKKFQQQNGLTADGIIGAITWQKLVG
- a CDS encoding DUF2085 domain-containing protein, which gives rise to MERVVLLRGLQVNWVSFFADFLLAGMVFGPPIAPFLAASAVFLLPGIADIIYFMGNHVCPQPTMGLELSPPFIMAVCMRCYGTVTGLLITRILYGLTNGKGGFWLSQYGWTGAAFASVLMMAYPLELAAQIFGLWDFDNYIVTPFGLITGLAWGLFAMPILHFRR
- the bchH gene encoding magnesium chelatase subunit H; the encoded protein is MKRIVLIAGFESFNADLYRKAADLANSRCPELDIRVFSDRNITTNSTEVAAALKNADVFFGSLLFDYDQVVWLRERVANIPIRLIFESALELMSLTKIGAFAIGDKPAGMPKPIKFILDKFSNGKEEDKLAGYISFLKIGPKLLKFIPVQKVQDLRNWLIIYGYWNAGGSENVASLFWTIAEKYLDLKVGDIPPPMETPDMGLLHPDYQGFFTSPKAYLEWYQRRSQESGVRSQEKERNKITQSPIIGILLYRKHVITKLPYIPQLIRYFEKAGLTPLPIFINGVEGHVAVRDWMTSDYETQERQRGKIATLSLSAESVKIDAIVSTIGFPLVGGPAGSMEAGRQVEVAKRILTAKNVPYIVAAPLLIQDIHSWTRQGVGGLQSVVLYALPELDGAIDTIPLGGLVGEQIYLVPERIQRLTNRVKSWISLRQKPISQRKIAIILYGFPPGYGAVGTAALLNVPRSLIKLLHALKAQGYTVGEIPEDGEELIRQIKAADEINPLGENNIKDITTVNARTLEKWLGYLFTSRIEKQWKYLTGSGIKTYGDEFNIGGVQLGNVWIGVQPPLGIQGDPMRLMFERDLTPHPQYAAYYKWLQNDFQADAIVHFGMHGTVEWLPGSPLGNTGYSWSDILLGNLPNLYIYAANNPSESILAKRRGYGVLISHNVPPYGRAGLYKELVNIRDLIAEYREDPEKNYLLKEGICKKIVDTGLEVDCPFDDAKRLGIPFTPENVRMFSNHAFDHYLVKLYEYLQVLENRLFSSGLHTLGEAPNQEELTGYLDAYFGNEPQRHREHREEEEITRLLNQSTDELTNLLRGLNGEFIPPAPGGDLLRDGAGVLPTGRNIHALDPYRMPSPAAFARGKEIAKKIISQSLDENKKYPETVAVLLWGLDAIKTKGESLGILLELVGAEPVKEGTGRIVRYDLKPLADVGHPRIDVLANLSGIFRDSFVNIIELLDDLFQRAAEIDELEEMNFIRKHALILKAQGVENSSARLFSNPSGDFGSLVNDRVVDGNWESGEELGDTWESRNVFSYGRNDKGQARPEILQTLLKTSDRIVQEIDSVEYGLTDIQEYYANTGGLKKAAEKQSGKKVQASFVESFSKDTTPRNLDDLLRMEYRTKLLNPKWADAMANQGSGGAFEISQRMTALIGWGGTADFQDDWVYDQAAETYALDPEMAEKLRKANPEAFRNIVGRMLEASGRGLWQADGDKLDKLRKLYDLTDEELEGVT
- a CDS encoding ABC transporter permease yields the protein MNLLESVNMAFATLAANKLRSGLTMLGIIIGNASVISMIGIGQGAQNLVLGKLEAFGANQLTVYSTFEDDEGMKFPDAQLVLSDAEAIKAQVPSVSKVAPIDEQKMSISFNNKLTSTTVKGTTFDLLAVQNLTLVTGRMFNQIQQQEQAQVTVLGAETSRKLFGDENPVGQEVLINNISFQVIGLLQSKGAFGGENSDQTAIVPLTTFANRLVGRRSISDIPLSYILVTAKNRDSIRAAGFQITNILARLHGKKDVAVFANKKFQELVVQVTGVLSLLLALIAAISLLVGGIGIMNIMLVSVTERTQEIGLRKAVGATQNDILAQFLIEAIILSLSGCLLGIIVGVGGTMPLAFFTPLTPQFPLYAIVVAVGISGSIGLIFGVFPARQAAMLDPIVALRSG